One Polyangia bacterium genomic window carries:
- a CDS encoding short chain dehydrogenase, whose product MDRQRRAKARGMKIIVVGSEGTIGAAVVRALAARHEVIGVSRHTQPRVDVEDPRTITALFDAVADVDAVVGCAGNAAFKPLAQLASADFEYSIKSKLMGQVGLIQAALARLKDGGSVTVTSGDLARMPAVGSGAVSLVNAGLEGFVRLAALEAPRGIRVNVVSPPWVKETLLKLKMDPAPGLSAADVAKAYVAAVEGKHQGQTLEPAAFL is encoded by the coding sequence ATTGATCGCCAGCGTCGTGCTAAGGCAAGGGGCATGAAAATTATCGTCGTTGGATCAGAGGGGACCATCGGGGCTGCCGTCGTACGTGCGTTGGCGGCGCGCCACGAAGTCATTGGCGTGTCACGCCACACCCAGCCGCGCGTCGACGTCGAAGACCCGCGGACCATCACCGCGCTCTTCGATGCGGTGGCTGACGTTGATGCCGTGGTGGGCTGCGCGGGCAATGCCGCCTTCAAGCCGCTGGCCCAGCTGGCGAGCGCAGATTTCGAGTATTCAATCAAGAGCAAGCTGATGGGACAGGTCGGTCTCATCCAGGCGGCGCTGGCCCGGCTGAAAGACGGCGGTTCGGTCACCGTCACGAGCGGCGACCTGGCGCGCATGCCCGCGGTCGGCAGCGGGGCGGTGTCGCTGGTCAACGCCGGGCTGGAAGGTTTCGTCCGCTTGGCGGCATTGGAAGCGCCCCGGGGCATCCGGGTCAACGTCGTCAGTCCGCCGTGGGTCAAAGAGACGCTGCTGAAGCTGAAGATGGATCCCGCCCCCGGACTTTCGGCGGCCGACGTGGCCAAGGCTTACGTCGCGGCGGTCGAGGGAAAGCACCAGGGCCAGACCCTGGAACCCGCCGCTTTTCTTTAA
- a CDS encoding endonuclease/exonuclease/phosphatase family protein yields the protein MVDRPIDDTAARLRRLSWWGIRALAVAYPLALLVVVAAFRLVGERWWATTVALYLPRLGFALPGPVLALALVIGGYYRWLATQLVAALIVVFPLMGLHLGRGVAPPPGSQVLRVVSFNVDEGRFGLANVIRAVRSVNPDLILLQEGGRADEDTLRAGFSDYLFRKDGQFAVASRYPIVDVLLPAAVTQNNEIHSLRFVRYRLQTGAGLVDVFNMHPLSPRAALDELHGEGLRQEILSGRILTPSSAPVPINANLRTRQVQGVADEARRSTYPVIIAGDTNLPEQSWAFAQWLGTYQDGFAQRGAGFGYTFPAIKRPWMRIDRILAGPDLRFLTCAVLTERASDHLAVTADLQLPSLPVSPP from the coding sequence ATGGTTGACCGCCCGATCGACGACACCGCCGCCAGGCTTCGTCGTCTGTCGTGGTGGGGGATCCGCGCGCTGGCCGTCGCATACCCGTTGGCGTTGCTGGTGGTGGTGGCGGCGTTTCGGTTGGTGGGCGAGCGCTGGTGGGCAACGACCGTGGCGCTTTATCTGCCGCGGCTTGGGTTTGCCTTGCCGGGCCCCGTGCTGGCGCTGGCGCTGGTGATCGGAGGTTACTATCGCTGGCTTGCCACCCAGCTCGTCGCGGCGTTGATCGTGGTGTTTCCGTTGATGGGGCTGCACCTCGGGCGCGGGGTCGCCCCACCGCCGGGCTCCCAGGTGCTGCGCGTGGTGAGCTTCAACGTCGACGAGGGGCGATTCGGTCTGGCGAACGTGATTCGCGCCGTCCGCAGCGTGAACCCGGATCTGATCCTCCTGCAAGAAGGCGGGCGAGCCGATGAGGACACCCTGCGCGCCGGCTTTTCAGACTATTTGTTTCGCAAGGACGGTCAGTTCGCCGTGGCCAGCCGCTATCCGATCGTCGACGTTCTGCTGCCGGCGGCAGTGACGCAAAATAATGAGATTCACTCCTTGCGGTTTGTTCGCTATCGCCTGCAAACGGGCGCCGGGCTCGTGGACGTTTTCAACATGCACCCTCTATCGCCGCGCGCCGCCCTGGACGAACTGCACGGCGAAGGCTTGCGCCAGGAAATCCTCAGCGGACGTATCTTGACGCCGTCGTCGGCCCCGGTACCGATCAACGCCAACCTGCGCACCAGGCAAGTACAGGGCGTGGCCGATGAAGCCCGGCGTTCGACCTACCCCGTGATCATCGCCGGTGACACCAACCTGCCCGAGCAGAGCTGGGCCTTCGCGCAGTGGCTCGGCACCTACCAGGACGGCTTCGCTCAGCGCGGCGCCGGCTTTGGCTATACATTCCCGGCCATCAAACGACCCTGGATGCGCATCGATCGCATCCTGGCCGGACCCGATCTTCGTTTCCTGACCTGCGCCGTGCTGACCGAACGAGCGTCCGATCACCTCGCCGTCAC
- a CDS encoding LamG domain-containing protein codes for MQSTEDKSGTNECSPIIPYVVLPQPTKEIPMKLKQECHGPRRRRYSRALLGSLALASASLAACGDNNQGEDSPELQAILKDGELTQLMSSALTSSPPPGTGPSGSSGGVTFDAGVPTGATDAGGRGVAGMGGPVIGGGTGGFAMDGGTGPTRSFPGQAQGFWRFDDCNMSRTELADSTFGGNHTAFRSVTAFCRPGILNSGIGFDEDDDVVIVPDQPNFTFSEGFTVAAWVKPTDLGGVRTIFRKRQDGTSTFVLAENGKNFQIVISLANGKAADVQAKATLDTFTHVAATYDGIFLKLYLNGVEAASKRVVGRLSDGVGPLLMGNDASNRRIDGIIDNVVFDTLPATPAEITKLLCLPQPSLMNVTPVDPAAVPPGTPVSYDVQITNNSCDDANFNFNAFAFDPNIIVSPNFGNAFVAATSTTHVPFTASASPDTENFGTTQISVNAQLFTPNFSSFEQFNQVVNFSDFDNSTPCTIKPRRELEIRDVSVVDDPVRTAPGGAWTFGKLMEDMAPTPADAPAMVETMLSSFLSQQTVNSFTLPPRPGVQQVLNSMRGPDGKLDLSQQSFRLLAIVNRIDLNDVSASTAGEGRFVFGFVPFGQVMQATLIIEYSIPAASPADIADLANAWHALRALPFPSEDYNAALQKVTERFTARNAAPGRPNGSAVGQIRTNDFFQFGGAWEFREFHLDATSGTLVPAPVALTPDRSFNFSPQLGQFAVANEPAILAEKHTVPLMFDGAPFQGGNVDASDFFTWQVPGVSPETRHRFARNTCNGCHTQGETGAAFFQINPRFPFQESQLSGFLLGADVTDFAAGVVRHFNELDRRGRILHAFVCPDEMLPPPPPDTTPISGLPDGGFPGTGGAMGGFDAGTFPGTGGVPGK; via the coding sequence GTGCAGTCGACCGAGGACAAATCCGGCACCAACGAATGCAGCCCGATTATTCCGTATGTGGTGTTGCCCCAACCGACAAAGGAGATCCCGATGAAGCTGAAACAAGAATGTCACGGACCGAGACGCCGGCGATACAGCCGGGCACTCCTCGGCTCGCTCGCCCTCGCCTCGGCGAGCCTGGCCGCTTGCGGTGACAACAATCAAGGCGAAGACAGCCCCGAGCTGCAGGCCATCCTCAAGGACGGCGAGCTCACGCAGCTCATGAGCAGCGCGCTCACGTCGTCGCCCCCCCCTGGCACAGGCCCGTCGGGCAGCAGCGGCGGCGTGACATTCGACGCCGGCGTCCCGACGGGCGCCACCGATGCGGGCGGCAGAGGCGTCGCCGGTATGGGCGGCCCCGTAATCGGGGGCGGCACGGGAGGATTCGCGATGGACGGCGGCACCGGCCCGACCAGAAGCTTTCCTGGGCAGGCCCAGGGCTTCTGGCGCTTCGATGACTGCAACATGAGCCGCACCGAGCTCGCGGACAGCACCTTCGGCGGCAACCACACGGCGTTCCGCTCGGTGACGGCCTTCTGCCGTCCGGGCATCCTGAATTCGGGCATCGGCTTCGACGAGGACGACGACGTCGTCATCGTGCCTGACCAGCCGAACTTCACGTTCTCCGAGGGCTTCACCGTCGCGGCGTGGGTCAAGCCGACGGACCTTGGCGGCGTCCGCACGATCTTTCGCAAGCGTCAGGACGGCACCAGCACGTTCGTGCTCGCCGAGAACGGCAAGAACTTCCAGATCGTCATCAGCCTGGCCAACGGCAAGGCGGCCGACGTACAGGCCAAGGCGACGCTCGACACGTTCACCCACGTCGCCGCGACCTACGACGGCATCTTCCTCAAGCTCTACCTCAACGGGGTCGAGGCGGCCTCGAAGCGCGTCGTCGGCCGGCTCAGCGACGGGGTGGGCCCGCTGCTCATGGGCAACGACGCCAGCAACCGCCGCATCGACGGCATCATCGACAACGTCGTCTTCGACACGCTCCCGGCGACGCCCGCCGAGATCACGAAGCTGCTGTGTCTGCCGCAGCCTTCGTTGATGAACGTCACGCCGGTCGATCCCGCGGCCGTGCCGCCGGGAACGCCCGTCAGCTACGATGTGCAGATCACGAACAACTCGTGCGACGACGCGAACTTCAACTTCAACGCATTCGCGTTCGACCCAAACATCATCGTGAGCCCGAACTTCGGCAACGCGTTCGTTGCGGCGACCAGCACCACGCACGTTCCCTTCACCGCCAGCGCCTCACCGGACACCGAGAACTTCGGCACGACGCAGATCTCCGTGAACGCCCAGCTCTTCACGCCCAACTTCTCCAGCTTCGAGCAATTCAACCAGGTCGTGAACTTCTCGGACTTCGACAACTCGACGCCGTGTACGATCAAGCCCCGCCGGGAGCTGGAGATCCGCGACGTCAGCGTCGTCGACGATCCGGTCCGCACCGCTCCGGGAGGCGCGTGGACGTTCGGCAAGCTCATGGAGGACATGGCGCCGACACCGGCCGACGCGCCGGCGATGGTCGAGACGATGCTCTCGTCGTTCCTCAGCCAGCAGACGGTCAACAGCTTCACGCTGCCCCCGCGCCCCGGCGTCCAGCAGGTTCTGAACAGCATGCGGGGCCCGGACGGCAAGCTCGATCTGTCGCAGCAGTCGTTCCGCCTGCTGGCGATCGTCAACCGCATCGACCTCAACGACGTCTCGGCGTCCACGGCCGGCGAGGGTCGCTTCGTGTTCGGCTTCGTGCCGTTCGGCCAGGTGATGCAGGCGACATTGATCATCGAGTACAGCATCCCCGCGGCCTCGCCGGCGGACATCGCCGACCTGGCAAACGCGTGGCACGCTCTGCGCGCCCTGCCCTTCCCGTCGGAGGACTACAACGCCGCCCTGCAGAAGGTCACGGAGCGCTTCACCGCGCGCAACGCCGCGCCGGGACGCCCGAACGGGAGCGCCGTCGGGCAAATCCGCACGAACGATTTCTTCCAGTTCGGCGGCGCGTGGGAGTTCCGTGAGTTCCACCTCGACGCCACGAGCGGCACGCTGGTGCCGGCGCCGGTCGCCCTGACCCCGGATCGGAGCTTCAACTTCTCCCCTCAGCTCGGGCAGTTCGCCGTCGCCAACGAGCCGGCGATCCTCGCCGAGAAGCACACCGTCCCGCTGATGTTCGACGGCGCGCCATTCCAGGGCGGCAACGTCGACGCCTCGGACTTCTTCACCTGGCAGGTGCCGGGAGTGAGCCCCGAGACGCGCCATCGTTTCGCGCGCAACACCTGCAATGGGTGCCACACCCAGGGCGAGACGGGCGCCGCCTTTTTCCAGATCAATCCGCGCTTCCCGTTCCAGGAGTCGCAGCTGTCGGGGTTCCTCCTCGGCGCCGACGTGACCGACTTCGCGGCCGGCGTGGTCCGGCACTTCAACGAGCTCGACCGGCGCGGGCGCATCCTTCACGCCTTCGTCTGTCCGGACGAGATGCTCCCACCCCCGCCGCCAGATACGACGCCGATCAGCGGCCTGCCCGACGGCGGCTTTCCCGGCACCGGGGGCGCGATGGGCGGCTTTGACGCCGGCACCTTTCCCGGCACCGGGGGCGTGCCTGGAAAGTAG
- a CDS encoding methyltransferase domain-containing protein, protein MIENRSFVDVSAMPDLEFDSIYEARIRRLSAQHWTPVRVAARAAQLLTRAGARHILDVGSGVGKFCIVGALTTDAHFVGVERRLDLVEIARGAAAHLGATRAAFVHDNVDVFPFTGFDGFYLYNPFHEQINREVSPIDGAFPRSNAAYRRFIDKTTKKLSASPSATAVVMFNGYGGTLSREYTFRGDEPAGNDWLELWTKD, encoded by the coding sequence ATGATCGAAAATAGATCTTTTGTCGATGTCAGCGCGATGCCCGATCTCGAGTTCGACAGCATTTACGAAGCGAGGATCAGGCGACTGTCGGCGCAACATTGGACACCGGTTCGGGTCGCGGCGCGTGCGGCGCAATTGCTGACCCGCGCTGGCGCCAGGCACATTCTTGACGTTGGCTCGGGGGTGGGGAAATTTTGCATCGTGGGTGCGTTGACAACCGATGCTCATTTCGTCGGCGTTGAGCGCCGCCTGGATCTTGTCGAGATCGCCCGCGGGGCGGCTGCCCACCTGGGCGCGACACGGGCGGCGTTTGTTCACGATAACGTCGATGTTTTCCCTTTCACCGGCTTCGATGGGTTCTATTTGTACAATCCTTTCCACGAGCAGATTAACCGGGAGGTGTCCCCGATAGACGGTGCGTTTCCGCGTTCCAATGCCGCCTACCGCCGTTTCATCGACAAGACGACGAAGAAGCTGTCCGCCTCGCCCTCGGCCACTGCGGTGGTGATGTTCAACGGATACGGCGGAACTTTGTCCAGGGAGTACACCTTTCGCGGGGACGAACCGGCAGGAAATGACTGGCTAGAGCTGTGGACGAAGGATTGA